The Triticum aestivum cultivar Chinese Spring chromosome 7B, IWGSC CS RefSeq v2.1, whole genome shotgun sequence genome window below encodes:
- the LOC123158807 gene encoding uncharacterized protein, protein MEDALLDRAQALISRAVEQEANPNPPYGDSSRSSRRVPQRQGNMTIAAKAGVTLEIPNGAVLENKRLTVKQEGQAPASDVEAAYTTQTHATYNHGAMGNDEFLLLFMPVQECRKWFLAGWTSFNRSSRTH, encoded by the exons atggaggacgcgctgctggaccgcgcgcAGGCCCTCATCTCCCGCGCCGTCGAGCAGGAGGCCAACCCCAACCCGCCGTACGGCGACTCCTCGCGCTCCAGCCGCCGCGTCCCTCAACGTCAG GGCAACATGACCATCGCAGCCAAGGCTGGAGTCACGTTGGAAATCCCAAACGGGGCTGTGCTCGAGAACAAG AGGCTCACAGTTAAACAAGAAGGCCAGGCTCCAGCCAGTGATGTTGAGGCTGCCTATACAACACAGACCCATGCCACTTACAATCACG GAGCAATGGGAAATGATGAGTTCCTGCTTCTTTTTATGCCGGTTCAGGAGTGTAGGAAGTGGTTCCTCGCCGGTTGGACGTCGTTCAACCGCAGCTCTCGCACCCACTGA